From the Halalkalicoccus sp. CGA53 genome, one window contains:
- a CDS encoding transcription factor, with the protein MAFEDLLSDPVIQKYLHELVGPTGMPVAAAPPDGEVTDEELAERLNLELNDVRRALFILYENDLASYRRLRDEDSGWLTYLWTFEYEKIPKNLAEEMERLLVTLEARESYERDHEFYLCEICSIRFEFGEAMDFGFECPECASPLESMENDYLVDAMERRIGELRDELNVEATT; encoded by the coding sequence ATGGCCTTCGAGGACCTCTTGTCCGACCCCGTCATCCAGAAGTACCTCCACGAGCTGGTCGGCCCGACGGGGATGCCCGTCGCCGCCGCCCCGCCCGACGGCGAGGTGACCGACGAGGAGCTCGCGGAGCGGCTGAACCTGGAGCTCAACGACGTTCGCCGCGCGCTGTTCATCCTCTACGAGAACGACCTGGCGAGCTACCGCCGACTCCGCGACGAGGACTCGGGCTGGCTCACCTACCTCTGGACGTTCGAGTACGAGAAGATCCCGAAGAACCTCGCGGAGGAGATGGAGCGGCTGCTCGTCACGCTCGAGGCCCGCGAGTCCTACGAGCGCGACCACGAGTTCTACCTCTGTGAGATCTGCTCGATCCGCTTCGAGTTCGGCGAGGCGATGGACTTCGGCTTCGAGTGTCCGGAGTGTGCCTCCCCACTGGAATCGATGGAGAACGACTACCTCGTCGACGCGATGGAGCGTCGGATCGGGGAGCTTCGCGACGAGCTGAACGTCGAAGCGACCACATAA
- a CDS encoding tRNA (cytidine(56)-2'-O)-methyltransferase, whose translation MNGSPELCVLRLGHRPGRDERMTTHVGLTARALGADRVVVAGGVSGAVETVEEVTTRFGGPFSAELTDEPRTFLRDWEGRIVHLTMYGLPVQEVEGEIREAHEEEPLLVVVGAEKVPFDVYEAADWNVGVTNQPHSEVAGLAVFLDRLFEGRELDREWAGATHRVVPRKTGKRVEREE comes from the coding sequence ATGAACGGATCGCCGGAGCTGTGTGTGCTCAGGTTGGGCCACCGACCCGGCCGCGACGAGCGGATGACGACGCACGTCGGCCTCACCGCGCGCGCACTCGGCGCGGATCGGGTGGTCGTCGCGGGCGGCGTCTCGGGCGCGGTCGAGACGGTCGAGGAGGTAACCACACGGTTCGGCGGCCCCTTCTCTGCCGAACTGACCGACGAGCCACGCACGTTCCTTCGGGACTGGGAGGGCCGGATCGTCCACCTCACGATGTACGGCCTCCCGGTGCAGGAGGTTGAGGGCGAGATCCGCGAGGCACACGAGGAGGAGCCGCTGCTCGTCGTCGTCGGCGCGGAGAAGGTGCCGTTCGACGTCTACGAGGCCGCCGACTGGAACGTCGGGGTCACGAATCAGCCCCACTCGGAGGTCGCCGGGCTGGCGGTCTTCCTGGACCGACTGTTCGAGGGACGGGAGTTAGACCGGGAGTGGGCCGGTGCGACCCACCGGGTCGTACCCAGGAAAACGGGAAAGCGGGTCGAACGCGAAGAGTGA
- a CDS encoding universal stress protein yields the protein MYERILVPTDGSRVAEVAVDHALSLAEQYGAEVHALYVADTDAIAYSLGTEQLDRIEQGNFQGMTDLRRDAEEATGHVKERAEELGLTVAERHAGGRPHRVIADYAEEKGIDLVVMGSHGRSGVRRALLGSVTERTLRSTHVPVLVVDYVDDGD from the coding sequence ATGTACGAACGAATACTCGTTCCGACGGACGGAAGCAGGGTCGCGGAGGTCGCCGTCGATCACGCGCTCTCGCTGGCCGAACAGTACGGTGCGGAGGTACACGCGCTCTACGTCGCCGACACCGACGCGATCGCCTACAGCCTCGGCACCGAACAGCTCGACCGGATCGAACAGGGCAACTTCCAGGGAATGACCGACCTCAGGCGGGACGCCGAGGAGGCGACGGGGCACGTGAAAGAGCGTGCCGAGGAACTCGGGCTGACCGTCGCCGAGCGTCACGCCGGGGGCCGCCCGCACAGGGTGATCGCCGACTACGCCGAGGAGAAGGGGATCGACCTCGTCGTGATGGGCAGTCACGGGCGCTCGGGCGTGCGCCGTGCGCTGCTCGGGAGCGTCACCGAGCGGACGTTGCGCTCGACGCACGTCCCCGTGCTCGTAGTCGACTACGTCGACGACGGGGACTGA